Part of the Rhizobium glycinendophyticum genome, AATCCTCGAGATCATCGCCCATGTCGCGCTGAATACCTTCACCAATTACGTCAACGAGGCGCTGGGCACCGAGATCGATTTCCCCCGGATCTCTCCCCTTGCAGCCTGACGGCGAAGGACGGTTTCCGTTTCCGGATCCGTCCGACCTGCCTCCCCTCCCCATAAGGATCAATTCCATGTCCCGTCCGCCATTGCCCCCCTTCACTGAACAGTCCGCCATCGAAAAGGTGCGCCTGGCCGAAGATGGCTGGAACAGCCGCGAAGCGGCTAAGGTTGCGCTCGCCTATACGCTCGACACTCGCTGGCGCAACCGCGCCGAATTCCTGACCGGCCGCGCCGAAGCAGAGGCCTTTTTGACACGCAAGTGGAACAGGGAACTGGACTACCGCCTGATCAAGGAACTCTGGGCGTTCCAGGACAACCGCATTGCCGTGCGCTATGCCTATGAATACCGTGACGACAGCGGCCACTGGTTTCGTGCCTATGGCAACGAGAACTGGGAGTTTGCCGAGGATGGCCTGATGCGCGCGCGCCATGCCAGCATCAACGAGCAGCCGATTGCGGAAGCGGATCGCAAATTCCTCTGGCCGCTTGGCCGGCGTCCGGACGATCACCCGGGCCTCAGCCATTTCGGTTTTTGAAATAAGGAAGGCT contains:
- a CDS encoding DUF1348 family protein; the encoded protein is MSRPPLPPFTEQSAIEKVRLAEDGWNSREAAKVALAYTLDTRWRNRAEFLTGRAEAEAFLTRKWNRELDYRLIKELWAFQDNRIAVRYAYEYRDDSGHWFRAYGNENWEFAEDGLMRARHASINEQPIAEADRKFLWPLGRRPDDHPGLSHFGF